A window of Bacteroidota bacterium contains these coding sequences:
- the dnaK gene encoding molecular chaperone DnaK: MSKIIGIDLGTTNSCVSVMEGNEPVVIANSEGKRTTPSIVAFIENGERKVGDPAKRQAITNPRKTIYSIKRFMGETYDKVQAEIKRVPYEVTKGENNTPRVNIDGRQYTAQEISAIVLQKMKKTAEDYLGMEVKDAVITVPAYFNDAQRQATKEAGEIAGLNVKRIINEPTAAALAYGLDKKNKDMKIVVFDCGGGTHDVSVLELGDGVFEVKSTDGDTHLGGDDFDQVIIDWLAQEFLNDERIDLRKDPMALQRLKEAAEKAKIELSSSASTEINLPYIMPVDGIPKHLVRQLSRAKFEALADDLIKRTIAPCEKALKNAGYGIGDIDEVILVGGSTRIPAIQDAVQKFFGKAPSKGVNPDEVVALGAAIQGGVLTGEVKDVLLLDVTPLSLGIETMGGVMTKLIEANTTIPTKKSETFSTASDNQPSVEIHILQGERPMANQNRTIGRFHLDGIPPAQRGVPQIEVIFDIDANGILHVTAKDKATGKSQNIRIEASSGLSDAEIKRMKDEAEANAESDRKAKESIDKLNQADSLIFQTEKQLKEYGDKLPADKKAPIEAGLTELKAAHASKEVTAVDAAMEKLNTAWTAASEEMYKATQGAPQGAPDASQTGDAGAGSTAEATDVDFEEVKEDKK, from the coding sequence ATGAGTAAAATTATAGGAATTGACTTAGGAACAACCAATTCATGTGTTTCCGTAATGGAAGGGAATGAACCGGTTGTAATTGCAAACAGTGAAGGAAAGCGAACAACGCCTTCGATTGTAGCATTTATTGAAAACGGAGAACGTAAAGTGGGTGACCCTGCAAAGCGTCAAGCCATTACCAACCCTAGAAAGACAATTTATTCAATTAAGCGCTTCATGGGTGAAACCTATGATAAAGTACAAGCCGAAATTAAGCGAGTTCCTTACGAAGTTACAAAAGGGGAAAACAACACGCCTCGCGTAAACATTGACGGTCGTCAATACACCGCCCAAGAAATTTCGGCAATCGTTTTGCAAAAAATGAAAAAAACAGCTGAGGATTATTTGGGTATGGAAGTTAAGGATGCTGTAATTACAGTACCTGCCTACTTTAATGATGCACAACGTCAGGCCACCAAAGAAGCCGGAGAAATTGCCGGATTAAATGTGAAACGAATTATTAACGAGCCTACCGCAGCAGCCCTAGCTTATGGCTTAGATAAAAAGAACAAGGACATGAAAATTGTTGTGTTCGACTGCGGTGGTGGAACACATGACGTTTCGGTATTGGAATTAGGAGATGGTGTTTTTGAAGTTAAATCAACCGATGGAGATACACACTTAGGTGGAGATGATTTTGACCAAGTGATTATTGATTGGTTGGCTCAAGAATTTTTGAATGATGAGCGCATCGATTTGCGTAAAGATCCAATGGCATTGCAACGCTTAAAAGAGGCTGCAGAAAAGGCAAAAATTGAATTGTCGAGTTCAGCAAGCACCGAAATTAACTTGCCTTACATTATGCCTGTTGATGGTATTCCAAAACACTTGGTGCGTCAATTGAGTCGTGCTAAATTTGAAGCTTTGGCGGATGATTTAATAAAAAGAACCATTGCTCCTTGTGAAAAAGCATTGAAAAATGCAGGTTACGGAATTGGTGATATCGATGAAGTAATTTTGGTAGGTGGTTCAACACGTATCCCTGCCATACAGGATGCAGTACAAAAATTCTTTGGTAAAGCGCCATCTAAAGGAGTGAATCCGGATGAAGTAGTTGCATTAGGTGCAGCCATTCAAGGTGGAGTGTTAACAGGTGAAGTAAAGGATGTGTTATTGTTAGATGTTACACCACTTTCATTGGGTATTGAAACAATGGGTGGAGTTATGACTAAATTAATTGAAGCCAATACCACCATTCCAACAAAAAAATCGGAAACTTTCTCTACAGCTAGTGATAACCAACCTTCGGTAGAAATTCATATCCTGCAAGGTGAGCGACCAATGGCCAATCAAAACCGTACAATTGGACGTTTCCATTTGGATGGCATACCACCGGCTCAGCGCGGAGTGCCACAAATTGAAGTGATTTTTGATATTGATGCGAATGGTATATTGCATGTAACTGCAAAAGATAAAGCCACCGGAAAATCTCAAAACATACGTATTGAGGCATCAAGCGGCTTGAGTGATGCTGAAATTAAGCGAATGAAAGATGAAGCAGAAGCAAATGCTGAATCGGATCGCAAGGCAAAAGAATCAATTGACAAATTAAATCAGGCCGATTCCTTAATTTTCCAAACAGAAAAACAATTAAAGGAATACGGAGATAAATTACCGGCCGATAAAAAGGCTCCGATTGAAGCCGGACTCACAGAATTAAAAGCTGCGCATGCTTCAAAAGAAGTTACGGCTGTGGATGCTGCAATGGAAAAACTAAACACGGCTTGGACTGCTGCTTCTGAAGAAATGTACAAAGCTACACAAGGAGCGCCGCAAGGAGCGCCTGATGCAAGTCAAACAGGTGATGCTGGTGCAGGAAGTACCGCTGAAGCAACAGATGTTGACTTTGAAGAAGTAAAAGAAGATAAAAAATAA
- the panB gene encoding 3-methyl-2-oxobutanoate hydroxymethyltransferase — MSVNKEVKRITTNTLQEMKRKGEKISMLTAYDYSLAKIVDSAGIDVILVGDSASNVMAGHETTLPITLNDMIYHASSVIRAVERALVVVDLPFGSYQGNSKEALHSSIRIMKESGAHAVKLEGGKEVKESIERILTAGIPVMGHLGLTPQSIYKFGTYTVRAKEKIEAQRLIEDACLLEETGCFAIVLEKIPAKLAAEVAKKVHIPIIGIGAGNGVDGQVLVLHDMLGINNDFSPRFLRRYANLYDEIKGAVGNYIKDVKAKDFPNSNEQY, encoded by the coding sequence ATGTCAGTAAACAAAGAAGTTAAGCGCATCACCACCAATACACTTCAGGAAATGAAGCGAAAAGGAGAAAAAATCTCTATGCTTACTGCCTACGATTACTCCTTGGCTAAAATAGTGGATAGCGCCGGTATTGATGTGATTTTGGTGGGAGATTCAGCCAGTAATGTAATGGCAGGTCATGAAACTACACTTCCCATAACGCTTAATGATATGATTTATCACGCCTCTTCTGTGATTCGTGCGGTAGAGCGTGCTTTAGTTGTTGTAGATCTTCCCTTCGGGTCCTATCAAGGCAACTCAAAAGAAGCCCTGCACTCCTCCATACGCATCATGAAAGAATCGGGTGCTCATGCAGTAAAATTGGAAGGTGGAAAAGAAGTGAAGGAATCGATTGAGCGTATTCTTACTGCCGGTATTCCGGTGATGGGTCACTTGGGTTTAACCCCACAATCGATTTATAAATTTGGTACCTATACCGTTAGAGCAAAGGAAAAAATTGAAGCCCAGCGCTTAATTGAAGATGCTTGCTTGTTAGAAGAAACCGGTTGTTTTGCAATTGTTCTCGAAAAAATTCCTGCAAAACTTGCTGCCGAAGTGGCAAAAAAAGTACATATCCCCATCATCGGAATTGGCGCCGGTAATGGTGTTGACGGCCAAGTACTCGTTTTACACGACATGCTAGGAATTAACAATGACTTTAGTCCGCGTTTTTTAAGAAGATATGCCAATCTTTACGACGAAATAAAAGGCGCAGTGGGCAATTATATTAAAGATGTGAAAGCCAAGGATTTTCCGAATTCAAATGAACAATATTAA
- a CDS encoding chromophore lyase CpcT/CpeT: MKKSITIIFFLFFIYQNPTCVAQSADFKKLVSWMEGSFSSALQAQQDSDFFDIRLHIKRIWKSNTDGVWFYVEQAVSTAQDKPYRQRIYHVTQKENKTFESAVYTFAKPLRFVGNWKLEADPGALTPDSLETRKGCAVYLTKKDKHTFDGSTNEKDCESDLRGAKYASSKVTILKDRLISWDQGFDGEGKQVWGATKGGYIFLKEN; the protein is encoded by the coding sequence ATGAAAAAATCGATTACAATTATATTTTTCCTGTTTTTTATTTATCAAAATCCTACTTGTGTTGCGCAGAGTGCCGATTTTAAAAAATTGGTTTCCTGGATGGAGGGATCGTTCAGCAGCGCTTTGCAGGCGCAGCAAGACAGCGACTTTTTTGACATCCGCTTACACATCAAACGGATTTGGAAATCGAATACGGATGGTGTTTGGTTTTATGTGGAACAGGCAGTTTCTACCGCACAAGATAAGCCTTACCGGCAAAGGATTTATCATGTAACACAGAAAGAAAATAAAACTTTTGAGAGCGCTGTTTATACATTTGCCAAACCACTTCGATTCGTAGGCAACTGGAAATTAGAAGCAGATCCCGGAGCATTAACGCCTGATTCACTCGAAACTCGAAAAGGTTGTGCAGTTTATTTGACTAAAAAAGATAAGCATACTTTTGATGGAAGCACGAATGAAAAGGATTGTGAAAGTGATTTAAGAGGAGCAAAGTATGCATCCAGCAAGGTAACTATTCTAAAAGATAGATTAATCAGCTGGGATCAAGGATTTGATGGTGAAGGTAAGCAAGTTTGGGGAGCAACAAAAGGCGGATATATTTTTTTAAAGGAGAACTAA
- the ubiE gene encoding bifunctional demethylmenaquinone methyltransferase/2-methoxy-6-polyprenyl-1,4-benzoquinol methylase UbiE, with translation MTKVVTPYKVSSDSKKEQVATMFNNIAPKYDFLNHFLSLGIDILWRKRAIRQLQALQPKLILDIATGTGDFAIEALSLHPDKIIGIDISEGMLEFGREKMIQKKLSHIIDLQSGDSENLKFEKHYFDAATVAFGVRNFEHLEKGLVEINRVLKPGGVLVVLEFSKPRNFPVKQFYSFYSKQVLPRIGKLFSKDNSAYTYLPESVQAFPDGADFVAILKKCGFLEAKAISLSFGIASIYVAKK, from the coding sequence ATGACAAAAGTAGTTACTCCCTATAAAGTTTCAAGCGATTCAAAAAAAGAACAGGTGGCTACCATGTTCAATAACATTGCGCCGAAATATGATTTTTTGAATCATTTTTTATCGCTGGGAATCGACATTTTGTGGCGAAAAAGAGCCATTCGCCAGCTGCAAGCACTTCAACCCAAATTAATTTTGGATATCGCAACCGGAACCGGAGATTTTGCTATTGAAGCCTTAAGCTTACATCCGGATAAAATTATTGGAATCGATATTTCGGAAGGAATGCTGGAGTTTGGTAGAGAAAAAATGATTCAAAAAAAACTCTCGCACATCATTGACTTGCAAAGCGGCGACAGTGAGAACTTGAAATTTGAGAAGCATTATTTTGATGCAGCGACTGTTGCTTTTGGGGTGCGCAATTTTGAACACTTAGAAAAAGGACTAGTCGAAATAAATCGTGTGCTAAAACCCGGTGGTGTGCTGGTAGTATTGGAATTTTCAAAACCCCGCAATTTTCCTGTGAAACAATTTTATTCCTTTTATTCCAAACAGGTACTTCCCCGAATTGGTAAATTATTTTCAAAAGATAATTCTGCCTACACCTATCTGCCTGAGTCGGTGCAAGCTTTTCCGGATGGAGCTGATTTTGTTGCTATTCTAAAAAAATGCGGTTTTTTGGAAGCAAAGGCAATTTCGCTTAGTTTTGGAATTGCGAGCATTTATGTTGCAAAAAAATAA
- a CDS encoding cold shock domain-containing protein: protein MKTGKVKFFNVTKGFGFIKADDSDQEIFVHASGLIDQIREEDNVTFEVAEGKKGLNAVNVKKA, encoded by the coding sequence ATGAAAACAGGTAAAGTAAAATTTTTTAATGTGACCAAAGGTTTTGGTTTTATTAAAGCAGATGATTCTGATCAGGAAATTTTTGTTCATGCTTCGGGTTTAATCGACCAGATTCGTGAAGAAGATAATGTTACTTTTGAAGTAGCTGAAGGCAAGAAAGGACTAAATGCTGTGAATGTGAAAAAAGCATAA
- a CDS encoding DUF4249 family protein yields MKKLFVLFVFITTLFFGCKTDFEINAPWKETTVIYGLLDINQSVQMIKINKAFLGEGDANQFAQNPDSINYNPADLSVKMYQLKNGIAEKTLVLHDSLLPSKKPGDFTTQKNIVYVTYEKLDSSKTYKLEVTNLKSGNVCTATTPVLETVKYTKIGNNSYFVSFCTAPSTPVTNGTYADPIITWASKPNARTFQTNVRFFYTEKDVTTGIVETKYVDWLQSAVLSNAISGGEVLQQKLSGQGFYQYIASQIPVNGNVKRVASSFEFTISVGSDELYNYMNINSPSGDFNQEKPTYTNITNGLGLFSTRTNYKTIRLFCGTSPSGPKLCDATNSNLTELKSGKYTSQLGFDYQ; encoded by the coding sequence ATGAAAAAATTATTTGTCCTTTTTGTTTTTATAACCACCTTGTTTTTTGGATGCAAAACTGATTTTGAAATAAATGCACCTTGGAAAGAAACAACCGTAATATATGGATTGCTGGATATTAACCAGTCCGTGCAAATGATAAAAATTAACAAGGCATTTTTAGGTGAGGGGGATGCTAATCAGTTTGCTCAAAATCCTGATTCCATTAATTATAATCCGGCGGATTTATCGGTAAAAATGTATCAATTAAAGAATGGAATAGCTGAAAAAACTTTGGTATTGCACGATTCATTGCTTCCATCTAAAAAACCGGGTGACTTTACAACGCAAAAAAACATCGTTTATGTTACTTACGAAAAACTTGATTCCAGTAAAACATATAAGTTAGAAGTTACTAATTTAAAAAGTGGAAATGTATGTACTGCTACTACACCAGTTTTGGAAACAGTTAAATACACTAAAATAGGCAATAATTCATACTTCGTTTCTTTTTGCACGGCACCTTCCACACCTGTTACCAATGGTACGTATGCGGATCCTATTATTACTTGGGCCTCAAAACCCAATGCAAGAACTTTTCAAACCAATGTTCGGTTTTTTTATACTGAGAAGGATGTTACCACCGGCATTGTAGAGACTAAGTATGTTGATTGGCTTCAATCAGCAGTATTGTCAAACGCAATATCTGGAGGAGAAGTCTTGCAACAAAAGTTAAGCGGGCAGGGATTTTATCAATATATAGCATCACAAATTCCGGTTAATGGAAATGTAAAGCGCGTAGCCAGTAGTTTTGAATTTACCATCTCAGTTGGCAGTGATGAGCTATATAATTATATGAATATTAATTCACCATCCGGCGACTTTAACCAAGAAAAGCCAACTTACACGAATATAACAAATGGACTTGGATTATTTTCAACACGTACCAATTACAAAACTATTCGCCTGTTTTGTGGCACATCTCCGAGTGGTCCTAAACTCTGTGATGCCACCAATTCGAATCTCACCGAATTAAAAAGCGGAAAATACACCTCTCAACTTGGTTTTGATTATCAATAA
- a CDS encoding T9SS type A sorting domain-containing protein, giving the protein MIQKNNTLVRQFIFIYFVFCTILTFGETIVPYAPQKIVGTDKILDPSNVDTQTEVHIATAKNGWIFTAYIRANGTANAGIKVKRSKDNGQSWKNVCNVTYTNSRFISGLDLIVCGNDSASMVIYLISADHNLTIGKYTLFIKKYDGNSGALLANSYTEPISYSYPVVDVAMETDFLNPSVVGNPYTIGALFTFRSNPYDSLVFLYSTDGGNTFNRQVVDTTDKYFGKVAIAYGKSLSQPNGKYFIAYEKKDGINTQIGGIRTCHNTDFPGSPFTTPFEVDKLVGATKNVCSVPSIACQISNFDNDSSDLTTVIMLERDFNGLGSNHDVLGFVNKNSKGDYWDRFNVLTTGNAKQPNIIYDFINNSFLATYWDSATGKMPLTYKDVNFTNSNSWPNLLDQYNDATTSIEDAKPHLSINPLTARTNIVWISGGISVEGVAYFDTNVSLVGILESDALNASLNCYPNPADQEASIVFNLQSSSLVRIEVRDVSGRVLDQMKAQTFQSGRNKILVNVENYAEGIYFVRLITPQQTISNKLIISHH; this is encoded by the coding sequence ATGATTCAAAAAAATAATACACTCGTTCGACAGTTCATTTTTATTTATTTTGTTTTTTGTACGATTCTTACTTTTGGTGAAACTATTGTGCCTTATGCGCCACAAAAAATAGTAGGTACAGATAAAATTTTGGATCCATCTAATGTGGATACTCAAACAGAGGTTCATATTGCAACGGCAAAAAATGGTTGGATTTTTACTGCCTATATTCGTGCTAATGGTACTGCTAATGCTGGAATAAAAGTCAAGCGTTCGAAAGACAATGGGCAATCGTGGAAAAATGTGTGCAACGTAACTTACACCAATTCACGCTTTATTAGTGGATTGGATTTAATAGTTTGTGGCAACGATTCAGCCAGTATGGTAATTTATTTAATTAGTGCCGATCATAATTTGACGATTGGCAAATACACTTTGTTTATTAAGAAATACGATGGAAATAGCGGAGCATTATTAGCCAATAGTTATACTGAACCTATAAGTTATTCTTATCCTGTTGTTGATGTGGCCATGGAAACCGATTTTCTTAATCCATCGGTGGTGGGTAATCCATATACAATTGGGGCACTGTTTACATTTCGAAGCAATCCATATGATTCTCTTGTTTTTCTTTACTCAACCGATGGTGGAAATACATTTAACCGTCAAGTAGTGGATACAACTGATAAGTACTTTGGAAAAGTTGCTATTGCCTATGGAAAGAGCTTGTCACAACCCAACGGCAAGTATTTTATTGCCTATGAAAAGAAGGATGGAATTAATACCCAAATAGGAGGTATCAGAACCTGTCACAACACCGATTTTCCGGGGAGTCCTTTTACAACCCCTTTTGAAGTGGATAAATTAGTAGGTGCTACAAAAAATGTTTGTTCGGTGCCTTCCATTGCCTGTCAAATAAGTAATTTTGATAACGACAGTTCGGATTTAACAACCGTAATTATGCTCGAACGCGATTTCAACGGACTTGGGTCTAACCATGATGTGTTGGGTTTTGTAAATAAAAATTCGAAGGGCGATTATTGGGATCGTTTTAATGTACTAACTACCGGTAATGCAAAGCAACCCAACATTATTTATGATTTTATTAATAATTCCTTTTTAGCAACGTATTGGGATTCTGCTACCGGAAAAATGCCCTTGACTTATAAGGATGTGAATTTTACAAATTCAAATTCCTGGCCTAATTTATTAGACCAATACAACGATGCTACAACTAGCATTGAAGATGCAAAACCGCACCTTTCCATAAATCCGCTTACAGCACGCACCAATATTGTGTGGATTTCGGGAGGGATTAGTGTGGAGGGCGTTGCTTATTTTGACACCAATGTTTCCTTGGTGGGAATACTAGAATCGGATGCTTTAAATGCAAGTTTGAATTGTTATCCTAATCCTGCAGATCAGGAAGCATCAATAGTGTTTAACTTGCAAAGTTCTAGCCTTGTTAGAATTGAAGTTAGAGATGTTTCAGGAAGGGTGCTTGATCAAATGAAAGCACAAACTTTTCAATCCGGACGGAACAAAATCCTTGTAAATGTGGAAAACTATGCGGAAGGAATATATTTTGTGCGCTTAATTACACCACAACAAACTATTTCAAATAAATTAATAATTTCACACCACTAA
- a CDS encoding pyridoxal phosphate-dependent aminotransferase, which produces MTKLSARHNNITEPQTLAMARISRELQANGIDVISLSIGEPDFDTPDFIKEAAKKAIDDNFSHYTPVPGYLDVRQAICTKFKRDNNLTYTPDEIVVSTGAKQSIANVILALVDKDDEVIIPTPYWVSYSEQVKLADGKVVFIPSTVESNFKISAEQLEKAISPKTKLMIFSTPCNPSGTVYTKAELEKFAQVIAAHPNMYVISDEIYEHINFIGKHESLAQFENVRNQVITVNGVSKGYAMTGWRIGYIGAPKWIAKACEKMQGQFTSGTSSIAQKAAMAAVLADPKVTHEMCEAFKKRRDLVMRLLKEIPGVKANVPDGAFYVFPDISFYFGKRDGDMVIQNSYDLSMYLLHKANVALVSGDAFGDDNCIRFSYATSEDKLTEALKRVKNALALLN; this is translated from the coding sequence ATGACAAAATTATCTGCACGGCACAACAATATTACCGAACCACAAACTTTAGCTATGGCCCGAATTAGTCGGGAATTGCAAGCCAATGGAATTGATGTAATCAGCCTAAGCATAGGAGAACCCGACTTCGATACACCTGATTTTATTAAGGAAGCTGCAAAAAAAGCAATCGACGATAATTTTTCGCATTATACTCCTGTACCGGGATACCTGGATGTGCGTCAGGCAATTTGTACTAAATTTAAACGTGACAACAATTTAACTTACACGCCCGATGAAATTGTGGTTTCAACCGGAGCAAAACAATCCATTGCCAATGTTATTTTGGCCTTGGTGGATAAAGACGATGAAGTAATTATCCCAACACCTTACTGGGTAAGCTATAGCGAACAAGTGAAATTGGCCGATGGCAAAGTGGTTTTTATTCCTTCTACCGTAGAAAGCAATTTTAAGATTAGCGCTGAACAATTGGAAAAAGCCATTAGCCCAAAAACCAAATTGATGATTTTCAGCACCCCTTGCAACCCAAGTGGAACCGTGTATACCAAAGCTGAGTTAGAAAAATTTGCGCAAGTAATTGCTGCGCATCCCAACATGTATGTTATTTCAGATGAAATATACGAACACATTAATTTTATTGGCAAACACGAAAGTTTAGCCCAATTCGAAAACGTGCGAAACCAAGTAATTACCGTTAATGGAGTGAGTAAAGGATATGCAATGACAGGTTGGAGAATAGGGTACATTGGAGCTCCAAAATGGATTGCAAAAGCCTGCGAAAAAATGCAAGGCCAGTTTACCTCAGGAACTTCTTCTATTGCTCAAAAGGCAGCAATGGCAGCTGTTTTAGCCGACCCAAAAGTAACGCACGAGATGTGTGAAGCCTTTAAAAAACGCCGCGATTTAGTGATGCGCTTGCTAAAAGAAATTCCGGGTGTTAAAGCAAATGTGCCCGATGGTGCTTTTTATGTTTTTCCTGACATTAGTTTTTATTTTGGTAAAAGGGATGGCGATATGGTAATTCAAAACTCTTACGACCTAAGTATGTATTTATTGCACAAAGCAAACGTAGCGCTGGTTTCGGGCGATGCATTTGGCGATGATAATTGCATACGTTTTTCGTATGCTACATCCGAAGATAAACTAACCGAAGCCTTGAAAAGAGTAAAAAATGCATTAGCCTTGCTCAACTAG
- a CDS encoding D-glycero-beta-D-manno-heptose-7-phosphate kinase, with protein sequence MTTDKLTSLFKSFNQLNILIVGDVMVDAYVWGNVNRISPEAPVPIVSVTKKENRLGGAANVALNIKAMGANPILCAITGKDANGKIFSELVKAENLSTQGILSYPNRTTTTKTRIIGNQHQMLRVDEEVCTALSTQHSNDLFKRISSIIEKQKIDAIIFEDYDKGLLNPSLIEKLVKLANSLKIPTTVDPKKNNFLAYKNVTLFKPNLRELKEGLHIDADLTEAKNLRTAIQQLNKTIQSKITLITLSEKGVMITEGKNEFLIPAHVRTISDVSGAGDTVIAVATLCLAAKTSIRFLAALSNLAGGLVCEKVGVVSIDKKQLLKEAVSLSIA encoded by the coding sequence ATGACTACCGATAAACTCACCTCACTTTTTAAATCTTTTAATCAGTTAAACATTCTTATTGTTGGGGATGTAATGGTAGATGCTTATGTGTGGGGAAATGTGAATCGAATTTCGCCAGAAGCCCCTGTGCCAATAGTTTCGGTTACTAAAAAAGAGAATCGTTTAGGTGGCGCGGCAAATGTTGCGCTAAATATAAAAGCCATGGGTGCTAATCCCATTTTATGTGCCATTACCGGGAAGGATGCAAATGGAAAAATTTTCAGCGAATTGGTGAAAGCCGAAAATTTAAGCACACAAGGTATTCTCTCCTATCCTAACCGAACAACCACCACTAAAACTCGAATAATTGGCAATCAACATCAAATGCTTCGAGTGGATGAAGAAGTTTGTACCGCTTTAAGCACACAACATAGCAATGACTTGTTTAAACGCATTTCATCCATAATTGAAAAACAAAAAATAGATGCTATAATTTTTGAAGATTACGACAAGGGATTGCTGAACCCTTCACTCATTGAAAAGCTTGTAAAACTTGCAAATAGTTTAAAAATCCCAACAACGGTTGATCCCAAAAAAAACAATTTTTTAGCCTATAAAAATGTCACTTTATTTAAACCAAATCTCAGGGAGTTAAAAGAAGGACTTCATATTGATGCTGATTTAACCGAGGCTAAAAATTTGCGCACGGCCATCCAACAACTAAATAAAACAATACAAAGTAAAATTACTTTAATCACACTTTCTGAAAAAGGGGTGATGATAACTGAAGGGAAAAATGAATTTTTAATTCCTGCACATGTGCGCACCATATCGGATGTATCGGGCGCGGGTGATACGGTAATTGCAGTTGCAACCTTATGTCTCGCAGCAAAAACTTCGATCCGTTTCTTAGCAGCACTATCCAATTTAGCAGGTGGACTCGTTTGCGAAAAAGTGGGTGTGGTTTCTATTGATAAAAAACAATTGCTGAAAGAAGCTGTTTCTCTTTCCATAGCTTAA